A genomic window from Halogeometricum borinquense DSM 11551 includes:
- a CDS encoding Hsp20/alpha crystallin family protein, which translates to MSALRDALQELPDAVFADLLESDDAYLLVLDLPGVTPDTVEVRVEKGRLVIEARRDKQLPPEFRYVREDRSLFLDAEIPLPPDATGAGADSEIDRGVLTIRLPKRDAAPERTIPVTSADDTEA; encoded by the coding sequence ATGTCTGCACTGCGGGACGCGCTTCAGGAACTTCCGGACGCGGTGTTCGCTGACCTGTTGGAGTCCGACGATGCGTACCTCCTCGTTTTGGATCTTCCCGGGGTCACTCCCGACACGGTGGAGGTCCGCGTCGAGAAGGGGCGTCTTGTCATCGAGGCGCGCCGCGACAAGCAACTTCCGCCCGAGTTCCGCTACGTCCGCGAGGACCGGTCGCTGTTTCTCGATGCCGAAATTCCGCTTCCGCCGGACGCGACGGGTGCCGGGGCCGACAGCGAGATAGACCGCGGGGTCCTCACCATTCGCTTACCGAAACGCGACGCCGCACCCGAACGGACCATCCCCGTCACCAGTGCCGACGACACCGAGGCCTGA
- a CDS encoding molybdopterin molybdotransferase MoeA, translating to MTNAHDRQTAGFKERTRLADARETLLAAATPHQRTDTLPLGRVDGRSLAEAVTAANPVPNYDRAAMDGWAVRAEDTFGASDRSPSILRVAVSEAESDADAAVEPGSAVRVHTGSELPPGADAVVMVEHADVVGSELEVFDAVTEGENVGDAGEDVAEGQELFDIGHELRPSDLGLLKSVGRDEVTVYDRPTVGVIPTGEELVQSDPEPGEVVETNGLTVSRLVHRWGGVATYRNVVTDDPAALRAAVQRDLTKDVVVTTGGSSVGERDLIPEVVDELGEVLVHGVALKPGHPVALGVVEDTPVVMLPGYPVACIVNAVQFLRPLLKHVGHLDGRPYPSVEARLERKIPSEPGVRTFARVRLREENDEGDNGGNDPVERIAEPTRTSGSGVLSSVALADGWVAVPEETEGYAKGETVTVEGWEWSA from the coding sequence ATGACGAACGCGCACGACCGGCAGACCGCCGGGTTCAAAGAGCGCACGCGGCTCGCCGACGCACGGGAGACGCTTCTTGCGGCGGCGACACCGCACCAACGGACTGACACGCTCCCGCTCGGGCGGGTGGACGGTCGATCCCTTGCGGAGGCAGTCACCGCAGCGAATCCGGTCCCGAACTACGACCGCGCGGCGATGGACGGGTGGGCCGTCCGCGCCGAAGACACGTTCGGTGCATCGGACCGGTCACCCTCGATTCTCCGCGTGGCAGTCAGCGAGGCCGAATCAGACGCCGACGCCGCTGTCGAACCGGGATCAGCCGTCCGCGTCCACACGGGGAGCGAACTCCCGCCGGGTGCGGACGCCGTAGTCATGGTCGAACACGCGGACGTCGTCGGCAGCGAATTAGAGGTGTTCGACGCCGTTACCGAGGGAGAGAACGTCGGCGATGCGGGCGAAGATGTGGCGGAAGGACAGGAACTGTTCGATATCGGTCACGAACTTCGCCCCTCCGACCTCGGGCTGCTGAAATCCGTCGGCCGCGACGAAGTGACGGTGTACGACCGGCCGACGGTCGGTGTGATCCCGACCGGCGAAGAACTCGTTCAGTCCGATCCTGAACCGGGGGAGGTCGTCGAGACGAACGGACTCACCGTCTCGCGGTTGGTTCACCGATGGGGCGGCGTGGCGACGTACCGCAATGTAGTGACCGACGACCCGGCCGCTCTCCGTGCAGCCGTCCAACGGGATCTGACAAAGGACGTGGTTGTGACGACCGGCGGCTCCTCCGTCGGCGAGCGCGACCTGATTCCCGAAGTCGTGGACGAACTGGGCGAGGTACTCGTCCACGGTGTCGCCCTGAAACCGGGGCATCCTGTCGCCCTCGGCGTCGTCGAGGACACACCGGTCGTGATGCTCCCCGGCTATCCTGTCGCCTGCATCGTCAACGCCGTCCAGTTCCTCCGTCCGCTCCTGAAGCACGTCGGCCACCTCGACGGCCGCCCGTACCCGTCTGTCGAGGCCCGTCTCGAACGGAAGATACCGAGCGAGCCCGGTGTGCGGACGTTCGCGCGCGTTCGCCTCCGCGAGGAGAACGACGAGGGGGACAACGGTGGAAACGACCCGGTCGAACGAATCGCCGAACCGACTCGTACCTCCGGGTCGGGCGTTCTCTCCTCCGTCGCACTCGCTGATGGGTGGGTTGCCGTCCCCGAGGAGACGGAAGGATACGCCAAGGGTGAAACCGTGACTGTCGAAGGCTGGGAGTGGTCGGCGTGA
- a CDS encoding molybdopterin biosynthesis protein: MVGVSRKEFRDLAAPEAAHEAIAGLDLTPETERVPLRESRGRVLAERIDAEMDVPGFDRASMDGYAVRARDTFGADEASPAELELIGEVHAGVEPDVVVGEGEAAEISTGAVMPDGADAVVIVERTEERDGTLVVRDAVAPGDSVMLAGADVAAGARALGPGTYLTPREIGLLSALGVDEVPVRGKPTVGIISTGDELVRPGDPLNSDAGQIYDVNSYTIATGVEEAGGEVRMYPHAGDDYEEMERILVQAAEECDLVLSSGSTSASAVDVIYRVIEERGELLLHGVAVKPGKPMLVGTLGGERGAKSENKGDTAATDSPSAYVGLPGYPVSALTIFQTFVAPAIRRAAGLPNPQTATVSGSMAVRERYAEGRLRLMPVGLLENESGETLVYPVDKGSGATTSLVEADGVVEVHPDTEYLADGESVEVRLFSPDVRAPTLLGVGEDDPALSRLLDRLDSPRYLPVGSREGLRRLRDGVPDVAVVAGPTERTVESVDIGGWTREWGLIVPAGNPDDVSGLSDLVARDLRFVNRDTNAGLRASLDAALDELAAERDTSKRELTARIDGFELTTKATESPARAVLRGKADAGLGLRATANELDMGFIRVGDESVRVHANPDRTEKPSVEAITALLSDADDVFDELSGYNR, translated from the coding sequence GTGGTCGGCGTGAGCCGAAAGGAGTTCCGCGACTTGGCCGCCCCGGAGGCGGCGCACGAGGCCATCGCGGGGCTGGATCTGACGCCCGAAACCGAGAGAGTCCCCCTGCGAGAGTCGCGCGGTCGTGTCCTCGCCGAACGGATCGACGCCGAGATGGACGTGCCCGGATTCGACAGAGCAAGTATGGATGGGTATGCCGTCCGCGCCCGCGACACGTTCGGTGCGGACGAAGCGTCGCCGGCGGAACTCGAACTCATCGGGGAGGTACACGCCGGAGTCGAACCCGACGTGGTCGTCGGAGAAGGCGAAGCGGCCGAAATCTCCACCGGTGCGGTGATGCCAGACGGCGCGGACGCCGTCGTCATCGTCGAACGAACCGAGGAACGCGACGGAACGCTCGTCGTCCGCGACGCCGTCGCACCGGGCGACAGCGTGATGCTTGCGGGCGCGGACGTAGCCGCCGGTGCGCGCGCACTCGGTCCCGGGACGTACCTGACGCCCCGCGAAATCGGCCTGCTTTCGGCGCTCGGCGTTGACGAGGTGCCTGTCCGCGGCAAACCGACTGTCGGAATTATCTCAACCGGTGACGAACTCGTCCGCCCCGGTGACCCGCTGAACAGCGACGCCGGACAGATTTACGACGTGAATAGCTACACCATCGCCACCGGCGTTGAGGAGGCTGGCGGCGAGGTTCGTATGTATCCGCATGCGGGAGACGACTACGAAGAGATGGAGCGAATCCTCGTGCAGGCGGCCGAGGAGTGCGATTTAGTGCTCTCCTCCGGATCCACCTCCGCCTCCGCCGTAGACGTTATCTACCGCGTCATCGAGGAACGCGGCGAACTCCTCCTGCACGGCGTCGCGGTCAAACCGGGCAAGCCGATGCTCGTCGGTACTCTCGGCGGCGAGCGTGGTGCCAAGAGTGAGAACAAAGGGGACACCGCGGCGACCGACTCGCCCTCCGCGTACGTCGGTCTCCCGGGCTATCCCGTCTCTGCGCTTACGATCTTCCAGACGTTTGTCGCGCCCGCTATCCGTCGCGCTGCCGGGCTTCCAAACCCTCAAACCGCGACCGTCTCGGGGTCGATGGCCGTCCGGGAACGGTACGCCGAGGGCCGACTGCGACTCATGCCCGTCGGCCTCCTCGAAAACGAGTCCGGCGAGACGCTCGTCTACCCGGTGGACAAAGGAAGCGGGGCAACCACCTCGCTGGTCGAAGCCGACGGCGTGGTCGAAGTTCATCCAGACACCGAGTACCTCGCCGACGGGGAGTCTGTCGAGGTACGTCTGTTCTCACCGGACGTACGTGCGCCGACGCTCCTCGGCGTGGGTGAGGATGACCCGGCACTGTCCCGACTCCTCGACAGACTCGACTCGCCGCGCTACCTCCCCGTCGGAAGCCGCGAGGGTCTGCGCCGCCTCCGCGACGGCGTGCCGGATGTCGCCGTCGTCGCCGGACCAACCGAACGAACCGTCGAAAGCGTCGATATCGGCGGCTGGACGCGCGAGTGGGGGCTTATCGTCCCCGCAGGCAACCCCGATGACGTATCCGGACTCTCCGACCTCGTCGCGCGTGACCTGCGGTTCGTCAACCGTGATACAAACGCCGGTCTCCGTGCAAGTCTCGATGCTGCTCTTGACGAACTCGCGGCCGAACGCGATACGTCGAAACGCGAACTCACAGCGCGGATCGACGGCTTCGAGTTGACGACGAAGGCGACGGAGAGTCCCGCAAGAGCCGTCCTGCGAGGAAAAGCTGACGCCGGACTCGGATTACGCGCCACCGCAAATGAGCTTGATATGGGGTTCATCCGAGTCGGAGACGAGTCCGTTCGTGTCCACGCGAACCCCGACAGAACGGAGAAGCCGAGCGTTGAAGCGATCACAGCGCTTCTCAGTGACGCTGACGACGTGTTCGACGAACTCTCCGGATATAATCGGTAA
- a CDS encoding HalOD1 output domain-containing protein: MVPRATVLHVDDDPDLLELSAFSFDQAASDELEMVTASDAVAGLDTLESQSVDCLVSDSLRLPDDTPFIVAARQREPSIPIVFYTAKGWDTVALDALEARVSEYIRKGDEGDIAAVIERVRELAKQNQTPTIDEEMLFDGRPCDAVEEAVDTFPAESVNDAWTVIGVHDWEVDDELATTIAQVMEAYTGIDALEAEPLFSSLDMDALDSLLEPRASETPRYDIQVRFPYEEWELSVSSDGFISVRPLPETDAE, translated from the coding sequence ATGGTCCCTCGCGCGACGGTCCTTCACGTGGACGACGATCCGGACTTATTGGAGCTTTCTGCGTTCTCTTTCGATCAAGCGGCGAGTGACGAACTCGAGATGGTGACGGCATCGGATGCGGTTGCGGGTCTCGATACACTCGAATCGCAGTCTGTCGATTGTCTTGTCAGCGACTCGCTTCGACTCCCGGACGATACGCCGTTCATCGTCGCCGCACGCCAGCGAGAGCCGTCGATACCTATCGTCTTCTACACCGCCAAAGGATGGGACACCGTCGCTCTCGACGCACTCGAAGCCCGTGTCTCTGAATACATTCGCAAGGGTGACGAGGGCGATATTGCAGCCGTTATCGAGCGCGTGCGCGAACTTGCAAAGCAGAACCAAACGCCGACCATCGACGAGGAGATGCTGTTCGACGGCCGGCCGTGCGATGCGGTCGAAGAAGCCGTCGATACGTTCCCCGCAGAGAGTGTGAACGATGCATGGACGGTTATCGGCGTCCACGACTGGGAAGTGGACGACGAACTCGCCACGACTATTGCCCAAGTGATGGAGGCGTACACCGGTATCGACGCCCTCGAAGCCGAACCGCTGTTCTCCTCGTTGGATATGGATGCGTTGGATTCGTTACTCGAACCGCGAGCGAGCGAGACGCCGCGCTACGATATTCAGGTCCGGTTCCCGTACGAAGAGTGGGAACTCTCCGTCTCCAGCGACGGCTTCATTTCGGTTCGTCCTCTTCCCGAGACGGACGCGGAGTAA
- a CDS encoding HAD family hydrolase: MVADAYDFWLFDLDGTLVDADWSYTREVFDRVGDRLGREFTDREAEIIWHGLGGARDPQLRAWDIDPDDFWPAFHAVEDPQARAEATYLHDDATDLLADLVDDRPVGVVTHCQQFLADPVIDHLDVRDWFDTVVCCTEELGWKPDPEPVHHTMKALGLDPNSDSQGVLAGDGSSDIGAAWNAGLDGIHVERHTPERRGRCVLADVRVETFEDLRNRRVATDGGFVVD, translated from the coding sequence ATGGTTGCCGACGCGTACGACTTCTGGCTATTCGACCTCGACGGCACGCTCGTAGACGCCGACTGGTCGTACACCCGCGAGGTGTTCGACCGCGTGGGCGACCGACTCGGCCGGGAGTTCACCGACCGTGAAGCCGAGATCATCTGGCACGGCCTCGGCGGGGCACGTGACCCACAACTGCGCGCGTGGGATATCGATCCCGACGACTTCTGGCCCGCCTTCCACGCCGTCGAAGACCCGCAGGCACGCGCGGAGGCGACGTATCTCCACGACGATGCCACTGACCTCCTCGCAGACCTCGTAGACGACCGACCGGTGGGCGTCGTCACTCACTGTCAGCAGTTCCTCGCTGATCCGGTGATCGACCACCTCGACGTCCGCGACTGGTTCGATACCGTCGTCTGTTGTACCGAAGAGTTGGGGTGGAAACCGGACCCAGAACCAGTCCATCACACGATGAAGGCGCTGGGTCTCGACCCCAACTCAGACAGTCAAGGCGTCCTCGCCGGTGACGGGTCCAGTGATATCGGGGCCGCATGGAACGCCGGACTTGACGGCATCCACGTCGAACGGCACACACCCGAACGGCGCGGGCGGTGCGTGCTTGCTGACGTACGCGTCGAGACGTTCGAGGATTTACGGAACCGACGCGTCGCTACCGACGGCGGATTCGTCGTAGACTGA
- the lwrS gene encoding LWR-salt protein, with the protein MNAAYVFRVQFRLDPASGVRTNPRSFETVVEVPADEPGEGDWLFFRNTLWRGEVNDDRYARELAEEWLSLPVESVSFSELRADEAYMEALRTEIAADLTLFNADSTREVLHKYLGSSIRIEDDS; encoded by the coding sequence GTGAATGCCGCGTACGTCTTTCGCGTCCAGTTCAGACTCGACCCAGCGTCCGGAGTTCGAACGAACCCGAGGTCGTTCGAGACCGTCGTTGAAGTTCCTGCCGACGAACCGGGCGAGGGCGATTGGCTGTTCTTCCGCAACACGCTCTGGCGGGGTGAAGTCAACGACGACCGGTACGCACGTGAACTCGCCGAAGAGTGGCTCTCCCTCCCGGTCGAGTCCGTCTCGTTCAGCGAGTTGCGTGCTGACGAGGCGTACATGGAGGCGTTGCGCACGGAGATTGCTGCAGACCTCACGCTGTTTAATGCTGACTCCACCCGCGAAGTGCTTCACAAGTATCTGGGGTCGAGTATTCGAATCGAGGACGATAGCTGA
- a CDS encoding 4a-hydroxytetrahydrobiopterin dehydratase has product MAELLDDDEIESQLPDEWERDGDEITKTYEFDDYLRGIEFVTKVGEVAEEEFHHPEIIVGYKTVEVRLTSHEEGGITEKDIRLADLFDDER; this is encoded by the coding sequence ATGGCCGAACTACTTGACGACGACGAGATAGAGAGCCAACTCCCCGACGAGTGGGAACGCGACGGCGACGAGATCACGAAGACGTACGAGTTCGACGACTACCTGAGGGGAATCGAGTTCGTCACGAAGGTGGGCGAAGTTGCAGAAGAAGAGTTCCACCATCCCGAAATAATCGTCGGCTACAAAACGGTCGAAGTGCGCCTTACCAGCCACGAAGAGGGTGGAATCACGGAAAAAGACATCCGCCTTGCGGACCTATTCGACGACGAACGATAG
- the hemA gene encoding glutamyl-tRNA reductase: MRNAGVISGVRVSHDHATVDEVASASDDDVRTTVESLLTNEEVSEAFALHTCNRAEAYVVTDAQATGRRALTDFAPDVRDGAVVEMDHEQSLRHLMRVAAGLESLVLGEDQILGQIKRSFEEARGAGGIGPMLDDAVTKAIHVGERARTETEINEGALSLGSAAVRLAKSETTLDGATALVIGAGEMGTLAAESLAAAGIGELVVANRTLPHAEHVAEEVDVPARALPLSAVEAAIEAADVVISATGSPEYVLSSPHVETSGETTLIDLAQPRDVDPAVDSLPDIVVHDMDGLEAVTDETRELRREAAERVESMIDDEFERLLKSFKRKRADRAISGMYEAAEEVKQRELETALAKLDAQGELTDDQRETVAALADALVGQLLSAPTKSLREAAVEDDWDTIQTAMTLFDPDFSGGEPSFDTPSGPRGAIPEDASNDADDGQHVLESLADD, encoded by the coding sequence ATGAGAAACGCAGGAGTCATCTCTGGAGTTCGTGTGTCTCACGACCACGCGACCGTAGACGAGGTCGCGTCGGCGTCCGACGACGACGTTCGTACCACCGTCGAATCGCTCCTCACTAACGAGGAGGTCTCGGAGGCGTTCGCCCTCCACACGTGCAACCGGGCCGAAGCCTACGTCGTCACCGACGCGCAGGCCACCGGCCGACGGGCACTCACCGACTTCGCACCCGACGTGCGGGACGGGGCGGTCGTCGAGATGGACCACGAGCAGAGCCTCCGTCACCTGATGCGAGTCGCGGCGGGACTCGAATCGCTCGTCCTCGGCGAGGACCAGATTCTCGGCCAAATCAAGCGGTCGTTCGAGGAGGCACGAGGCGCGGGCGGTATCGGTCCGATGCTGGACGATGCCGTGACGAAGGCAATCCACGTCGGCGAACGCGCACGCACAGAGACCGAAATCAACGAGGGGGCGCTGTCGCTCGGCTCGGCCGCGGTTCGGCTCGCAAAGTCCGAAACGACACTTGACGGCGCGACAGCGTTAGTCATCGGCGCGGGCGAGATGGGGACGTTGGCGGCAGAATCACTCGCTGCTGCGGGTATCGGCGAACTGGTCGTCGCAAACCGGACGCTTCCGCACGCAGAGCACGTCGCCGAAGAGGTTGACGTTCCGGCGCGCGCCCTTCCGCTCAGTGCCGTCGAAGCAGCCATCGAAGCAGCAGACGTGGTCATTTCAGCGACGGGCAGTCCCGAGTACGTTCTTTCGTCGCCCCACGTCGAAACGAGCGGCGAGACGACACTGATCGACCTCGCACAACCGCGCGACGTTGACCCTGCCGTCGATTCGCTTCCCGACATCGTCGTTCACGACATGGACGGATTAGAGGCGGTCACGGACGAAACGCGCGAACTGCGGCGCGAGGCGGCCGAACGAGTAGAATCTATGATAGACGACGAGTTCGAGCGGCTCTTGAAGTCGTTCAAACGGAAACGTGCCGACCGAGCCATCAGCGGCATGTACGAGGCCGCAGAGGAGGTCAAACAGCGGGAACTGGAGACGGCTCTGGCGAAACTCGACGCACAGGGAGAGTTGACCGACGACCAGCGAGAAACCGTCGCTGCGCTGGCGGATGCGCTGGTCGGCCAACTGCTCTCCGCGCCGACGAAGAGTCTCCGCGAGGCCGCCGTTGAGGACGACTGGGACACCATCCAGACGGCGATGACGCTGTTCGATCCCGACTTCAGCGGCGGGGAACCGTCGTTCGACACGCCCTCAGGACCGCGTGGAGCGATACCCGAAGACGCGTCTAACGACGCAGACGACGGTCAGCACGTCCTCGAAAGTCTCGCGGACGACTGA
- a CDS encoding precorrin-2 dehydrogenase/sirohydrochlorin ferrochelatase family protein, with product MIPLYHDFTDESVLVFGGGPVGARKARRFAAEANVIVVSPRFEEDDYGDAECVRAEPTPDDVSDWVSRVEPALVVAATPDGGVNDAAERAAQETGALVNRADESAAAGDGDRAARSAVVPATIEDGDVRVAISTGGASPALAKYLRERIESEIDGAGAMAELTGQLRQELRETDYTPDERRAAVRAVVQSPKVWKALRTGESKARQEADRVIRNTVGGER from the coding sequence ATGATACCGCTGTACCACGACTTCACGGATGAGTCCGTCCTCGTCTTCGGCGGCGGCCCCGTCGGCGCGCGGAAAGCCCGTCGCTTCGCCGCCGAGGCGAACGTAATCGTCGTCAGTCCGAGGTTCGAGGAGGACGACTACGGCGACGCCGAGTGTGTTCGGGCCGAACCGACGCCCGACGACGTCAGTGACTGGGTATCGCGGGTCGAACCGGCGTTAGTCGTCGCGGCAACACCTGACGGCGGGGTGAACGACGCCGCCGAACGCGCCGCACAGGAGACGGGTGCACTCGTGAACCGCGCCGACGAGAGCGCCGCCGCAGGAGACGGCGACCGAGCAGCGAGAAGCGCCGTCGTTCCGGCAACCATCGAGGACGGCGACGTGCGCGTGGCGATATCGACGGGCGGGGCGAGTCCAGCGCTGGCGAAGTACCTGCGCGAGCGGATCGAGTCAGAAATCGACGGTGCAGGCGCGATGGCGGAGTTGACGGGACAACTCCGTCAAGAACTCCGCGAGACCGACTATACGCCCGATGAACGACGGGCGGCGGTCCGCGCCGTAGTACAGTCCCCGAAGGTTTGGAAGGCTTTACGTACAGGGGAATCTAAAGCCCGCCAAGAGGCAGACCGCGTGATACGGAACACAGTCGGAGGTGAAAGATGA
- the ahbB gene encoding siroheme decarboxylase subunit beta, whose amino-acid sequence MSRADVDTAELTDLDRAIINAFQGGFPVVERPFEPAATALRERGVDVTASELVERVRHLDDAGVLTRFGALVNAEEIGGTATLVAMHAPEDRYDEVAEQVNAHREVAHNYEREHPHLNMWFVVSVADESRVEEVLGEIEEETGQPTYNLPKQDEFRVEAKFMLDGPVPDGDVDLSDRGPSVTPEDRRTLTPDERDLVLEIQGGLPISATPYADVAAELETDTEWVVRTIKRFNQEGKVRRVGVIPNHYALGYTENGMTVWNVPDDVVQEVGPAVASLDFVTHCYRRPRHEGVWPYNFFAMTHGRSEAESQERIEQVRDVMAEYWDVGDQTTDDEQGDWDTLFSTRILKKTGIRMAERADANTE is encoded by the coding sequence ATGAGCAGGGCCGACGTCGATACAGCCGAACTGACGGATCTCGACCGGGCCATCATCAACGCCTTTCAGGGCGGATTTCCGGTGGTCGAGCGGCCGTTCGAACCGGCCGCAACGGCACTCCGCGAGCGCGGTGTAGACGTGACCGCTTCCGAACTCGTCGAACGAGTCCGTCATCTTGACGACGCGGGCGTGTTGACGCGGTTCGGCGCACTCGTCAACGCGGAGGAAATCGGCGGGACGGCGACCCTTGTCGCCATGCACGCTCCCGAGGACCGATACGACGAGGTGGCAGAACAGGTGAACGCCCACCGAGAAGTCGCGCACAACTACGAACGCGAACACCCGCACCTCAACATGTGGTTCGTCGTCAGCGTCGCCGACGAGAGTCGCGTCGAGGAAGTGCTGGGCGAGATTGAAGAAGAGACGGGACAACCGACGTACAACCTCCCCAAACAGGACGAGTTCCGCGTCGAAGCGAAGTTCATGCTGGACGGTCCCGTTCCGGACGGCGATGTGGACCTCTCGGACCGCGGCCCGTCGGTCACCCCCGAGGACCGCCGGACGCTGACGCCGGACGAACGCGACCTCGTGTTGGAGATTCAGGGCGGACTCCCAATCTCTGCGACGCCGTACGCGGACGTGGCGGCCGAACTCGAAACGGATACCGAGTGGGTCGTCCGGACGATAAAACGGTTCAACCAAGAGGGTAAAGTCCGTCGAGTCGGCGTCATCCCGAACCACTACGCCCTCGGCTACACTGAGAACGGCATGACCGTCTGGAACGTCCCCGACGACGTGGTTCAGGAGGTCGGCCCGGCCGTCGCCTCACTGGACTTCGTGACGCACTGTTATCGGCGGCCGCGACACGAGGGCGTTTGGCCGTACAACTTCTTCGCCATGACGCACGGGCGCTCGGAAGCAGAGAGCCAAGAACGCATCGAACAGGTGCGCGACGTGATGGCCGAGTACTGGGACGTGGGCGACCAGACGACCGACGACGAGCAGGGCGACTGGGACACCCTGTTCTCGACGCGCATCCTGAAGAAGACCGGAATTAGGATGGCCGAACGGGCAGACGCGAACACGGAGTAG
- a CDS encoding DUF5778 family protein — MSETVDDDLYKRTLALLEPGDIELVGAIIHTDLSGQEDLEMHELTVEINEVIADHAEKGETYIYAGNDTPDFASNQFQGLTLDDDAFVWECQQLLRNGTFDLVFYYEANVDQDALTADLEAVEHIDRVRPVP, encoded by the coding sequence ATGAGCGAGACCGTAGACGATGACCTCTACAAGCGAACGCTTGCACTCCTCGAACCCGGCGACATCGAACTCGTGGGCGCGATCATCCACACCGACCTCTCCGGGCAGGAGGATCTGGAGATGCACGAACTCACCGTCGAGATAAACGAGGTTATCGCAGACCACGCCGAGAAGGGCGAGACGTACATCTACGCCGGAAACGACACGCCCGACTTCGCGTCGAACCAGTTCCAAGGTCTCACTCTCGACGACGATGCGTTCGTCTGGGAGTGCCAGCAACTTCTCCGTAACGGCACGTTCGACCTCGTGTTCTACTACGAGGCGAACGTCGATCAGGACGCGCTGACGGCCGACCTCGAAGCCGTAGAACACATCGACCGCGTGAGACCCGTCCCCTGA
- the uppS gene encoding polyprenyl diphosphate synthase: MRQWLRRQFNGAYERMLRRELGGGPAHVAIIQDGNRRYARRRGDEAPDGHKEGAKTAEQVLHWCEEFGVEELTLYTFSTENFDRPQEELEPLFDLIEEKLYEFADAERVHEAGVRICTIGETDRLPPRVREAIEYAESRTRGYDGFCLNIALAYGGRAELLGAVRDVARDVTSGTLSPDDVTVEEIDSRLCQHPTRDVDLIIRTGGAERTSNFLPWHANGNEAAVYFCAPYWPEFSKVDFLRGLRTYESREKSWQRTRTERAVALVRSVAETELAEARAVTARLREKLPSAGAEEVAAELERQGDTEAAD, encoded by the coding sequence ATGAGACAGTGGCTTCGTCGGCAGTTCAACGGCGCATACGAGCGGATGCTCCGCCGTGAACTTGGAGGCGGTCCCGCACACGTTGCCATCATTCAGGACGGGAACCGACGATACGCCCGTCGCCGCGGCGATGAGGCTCCGGACGGCCATAAGGAAGGCGCAAAGACGGCTGAGCAGGTCCTTCACTGGTGCGAGGAGTTCGGTGTCGAGGAACTGACGCTGTACACCTTCTCGACGGAGAACTTCGACCGCCCGCAGGAGGAACTTGAACCCCTGTTCGACCTCATCGAAGAGAAACTGTACGAGTTCGCAGACGCCGAACGCGTTCACGAAGCCGGCGTCCGTATTTGCACGATTGGTGAGACCGACCGTCTCCCACCGCGCGTCCGTGAGGCGATAGAATATGCCGAAAGTCGGACACGCGGCTACGACGGGTTCTGCCTCAACATCGCCCTCGCCTACGGCGGCCGGGCGGAACTCCTCGGTGCCGTCCGCGACGTGGCCCGCGACGTTACCTCTGGAACGCTCTCGCCCGACGACGTTACCGTCGAAGAAATCGACAGCAGACTGTGTCAGCATCCCACCCGCGACGTTGACCTCATCATCCGCACCGGCGGCGCTGAGCGAACCTCGAACTTCCTCCCGTGGCACGCCAACGGCAACGAGGCGGCCGTCTACTTCTGCGCACCGTACTGGCCGGAGTTCTCGAAAGTGGACTTCCTCCGCGGCCTCCGGACGTACGAGTCACGCGAGAAGTCGTGGCAGCGCACCCGCACCGAACGCGCCGTCGCACTCGTCCGCTCGGTCGCTGAGACGGAACTGGCCGAGGCGAGGGCCGTCACCGCCCGCCTCCGCGAGAAACTACCCTCCGCCGGTGCCGAAGAGGTTGCTGCGGAGTTGGAGCGACAGGGCGACACCGAAGCGGCGGACTGA